The sequence below is a genomic window from Sorangiineae bacterium MSr12523.
TCGTTTCGAACTGATTCGTTTTCGGAAATTCAATGTCAACTCGACTCGCCTCCATGGCCGCAGGCACGCTGTTTCTTTGTGGCATGCCGCTCTACTTGGCGCTCGACCGCATGATGCTCCTGCCACCGTCGCTGCGGGATCGCCCTTGGCCGCTCGTGCTCTTCGTCCTCCTTGGCACTGCCGGCATTCTCGGAGCGGTTCGCTGGAGGGCCAACGTCGTCATGGGCGTCACGGTAACCTGTTTGCTCAACGTGGCCGCTCTGAGCTCTCTGGCACGCTCGCACGGACTTCCGCCGGTTCCACCAGGGCTTGCCCTCGGAACGAGTGTGCCGGCAGTCACGTTGCAGGACCAGAACGGCACCCCCATCGAATTGGACAAAACCAACAGGCCGCTCCTGCTGGTCGTTTTTCGCGGTGTCTGGTGCCCTTACTGCCGAAACGAACTGTCCCGACTTGCGCAACAGATCCCCCGTTTCTCGACGACCGGTGTCCGCGTGTACGGCGTCAGCGCGGACGAGCCCGATGCACTCGTTCGCTACCAACGCTCGTCCGAGCTTCCCTTCGCCTTGTTGTCGGATCCCGAGCAGAGGGTCACGCGCTCGTGCGGCGTTGCGATGCATTGCCTATTGTTGTTCGACCGAAATGGTGCGCTCCGGTGGGGAGTATTCAGCGAAAGCTGGCTCCGCCCGATCCGGTACGAGGACGTTTTACAAGCCGCGTATCGCCTTCCATAGATGCGCGAGAAAGGAATGGCCGTGAGCCTACATACGTTGGCACGCATATCGATTGGCGCGAGCCTGCTCGTAGCGAGCTTCGCCTCCGGATGCTCGGGGGCGAGCTCCAAACCCGACGAACCCGGCACGGAATCGAGCGCTCGAATGTCGTTCGCCGTCACGGCCGAGGGGCCGTTCATCAACCCACTGCGGATCCCGCCGACTTCGACGACCCACCATCTCACGATCCAGGCGGGCACCGCGCAGATGAAGCCGGGGAATCCGACCCCTATCGTGGGCTTCGACGGCATCTTTCCCGGGCCCACCCTGGTCGCCGAAAAGGGTAAAACGATGTCGGTGACGCAAACCAATGCGTGGAGCGAAAATGTGACCATCCACAACCATGGCCATAAAGTCGCTGCCGAAAGCGATGGTCACCCGGTCGAGTACATCGCGCCCAATTCGTCGAAGGTCTACACCTATCCCAACGACCAACGCGCGGGTACGTACTGGTACCACGATCACACGATGGATCTGACCGGTGCGCACGTCTACAACGGACTTGCCGGGTTCTACATCATCCACGATCCCGCCGAGGACGCGCTCAAACTCCCATCCGGCGAATACGATATCCCCTTGTTGCTCCAAGACAAGCAATTCGACGCGGACAATAACCTCGTGTACGTCGGCCAAGCCAACGGCTTTTTCGGCGACACGCCGGTGGTCAATGGCGTGGCCAATGCCGTCCACGGCGTGGCCAATCGCAAATACCGTTTTCGCTTGCTCAATGGTTCGGACATTCGCCTGTGGAACCTGCAGCTGCGCGCTGGGACGACCCCCCAGAGCTTCCAGGTCATTGCGTCCGATGGCGGGCTGCTCCAAGCGCCGGTCAGCACGACCAGCCTCTCGATTGCCCCGGGTGAGCGCTACGACATCGTCGTGGACTTCGCGCCCTACGCCGTGGGCACCGTACTTTCCTTGTTCAACACGGATGCCACGCCGCCGGCCATCGGGACCTTGATGCAATTCACGGTGGATCGAAGCGAAATGGATACCAGCACGGTCCCGAACGCGCTGTCGACGATCACGCGTTACACGGAGGCCGAATCGACGGGGTCGGACAATATTGCCTTCACGTTCGCGAACGGCAGTTGGCTGATGAATGGCCTTACGTACGATCCGGCGCGCATCGACGTTACCAATCCGCTCGACGCCGTCCGGATCTGGACATTGACCAACAACTCGGCCTTCGCGCACCCTTTCCACAAGCACCTGGTGCAGTTCAATGTCCTCGACGTCAATGGGCAGCCGCCGGCCGCCCAGGATATGGGCTTCAAGGACACCGTCCAGGTCCCGCCAAACGGCGGCACCGTGCGAATCATCTTCAAGAACGAAGGATTCACGGGCACCTACGTCTTTCATTGCCACAAGCTGGGACACGAAGACCACCGCATGATGCTTCAGGAAAGCGTTACGCCTTCGAGCGAAGTTGGGGACGAGGCCAGAAGATGATGAATCCGTACAAGAATGCCACCCTGGCCTTGCTCGTTGCGTTCAGCGCAGGTTCGTGCGCGACGGCTTCCTCGCACGATGCCGTCGGGTCGAGCGATGTGCCTGCACCTCCCTTCCAGGACGAGCTGCTTTCGGAAGAGACGGTGAGGGTGTCCGAACACGTTTGGGCGATCCTTGGATTTCCCAACATTGGTATCGCCGTCGGGAAGAATGCGACGCTGGTGGTGGACACGGGCCTGGGCCGGCGCAATGGAGCCACGGCGGCAAAGGTCGCGACGAAGCTCGCGCCGAGCAATCGCCTCGTCCTGACGACGACGCATTTTCACCCGGAGCACGCAGGTGGGGTGCTCGGGTTCCCGGCCGGCACCCTGTTGATTCGCAACAAGGTGCAGCAGGACGAGATGGATCGCCACGGTGAGGACATGATCCGGATGTTCGCGGGCCAGAACAATCAATGGAAATCGCTGCTTGCCGGCGAGCAGCTCCGGGCACCGGACGAGACCTTCGATCGGGAGCGAATCCTGGACCTCGGCGGTGGCGTGACGGCGCGCTTGCTCTGGCTGGGCCCAGCCCACACCCAAGGCGACGAACTGGTTTTCGTCGACCCGGACAAAACGCTGATTTCGGGTGATGTGGTTCAGAACAAGGTCGGACCGTTCATTTATGGCGAGGGCGGCACCCCCGCGAGCTGGATTGCAGCGGTCGACGAGGTTGCGAAACTCGGACCTCGCCACGTGGTTCCAGACCATAGCCCCATCGGAGATGGCTCACTCGTGGAGCAGGAGAAGTCGTTTCTCGTCGAGGTGAGGGATCGCGCCATGGCGCTCGAGCGGCAGGGGGAGGGCGCGCAGCCGGCAAGCCGGCAGATCCGGGCCGCGCTCAAGAAAAAGTATCCCGATTGGACCATCGACAACCTGACGGGTTTCGTGAAAGGCGTTTACGCGAAGTAATCCGCCTTCGAATACTTCAAGCTAGAAGAGAGAAATTTACATGAAGGCGGGAAGGCGGGAAGGTTTTTTAGTTTCCAATTAGTCATTGAGCCAATTGGAATCCAAAAAACTCCCCGTCTCCCCGCCTCCCTGTTCAATCAATCAGGGAGAGACCCTCCACGTCACCGTGTCCTTGTAGGTGACCCCAGCCTTGCTACCGGTTACCTCGACGAGATTGGCCCCGGGCGAGAGCGTCACGTTGGCCCAGGTGTACACGTGGTTGCTCGAGGTGACGGCGCTGCCCACGGCGTTGCCGTTGATGGTGAGGCGGGCGCTGTCGACGGTGCCGTAGACCTTGATGGTCGTCGTGGCGGCGGTGCGATCGGTCCAGCGGCGGCTCGTGATGTAGACGAAGGGGGTCGCTGTCCAATTGGCCTTGTACAGGTAGAACGCGTCTTTGCGCGTCGTGCGATCGTAGGTCACGAGACCCTTGTCGTTGCGCCCGTAGGTATCGCCCTCGCTGCGCTGATCGGCGGCGAAGTCGAACATGTTCCATACGTACGTGCCCCAGATGAATGGGCGCGCGGCGATCTGTGACCAATGCGACTCGTGGTAGATCGATTGGTACTCCTCCGGGTGCCAATCGGAGTCGGGAACCGGCTTGGGCGGATTCTCCGCATGCTGAACGATGCTCGCACCCGCACCGTATTCACTGATCCCGATGGTCCGCGACGGCTGGCTGCTATGCAGCCCGTCCGCCCACGGCGCAAAGTCGTTCGACGATGCGGAATACCAGCCATAATACTTGTTGAACCCCGTCGTCTCGGCGTGGGAAATCAACCCGCTCGTATTTCCCAAGTTGTGCGCGTACGTGGAAAGCCGGTCGGGATCCTCGCTGGTCACCGCGTCGGCGAGGCTCTGCAGAAGCGAATTCGTCGCCGCATCGTCGGTGCGCTGCTCGTTGCCGATGCCCCAAAAGACGATGGACGGATGATTGTAATTCTGCCGAATCAATTCACGCAGCTGCTGATCGGCATTCGCACGAAATGCTGCGCTGTCCGTGATGGCGTTCACCAGCGGGATCTCCGTCCAGATCACGTACCCGCGTTCATCGGCTAGATCGTACACCTTCTGATCCTGCTGATAGTGCGCGGTGCGAAGCGAGTTGACCCCCATTTCATCCATCAAATCGAAATCCTGCACATGCTCGACGTCGCCCAGCGCCCAGCCCTTGTCGAGCCGGTCTTGGTGTCGATTCACCCCGTGCAGCGCCAGGTGGTTCCCATTGAGGGAAAATCCCGTATTTGCATTGACTCCGAAGGTGCGCAGTCCGAGCGGCTGCGTCACCGCGTCGGCCACGACACCGGTGTCAATGTCGACGAGCTCCACCGTCGCCTTGTACGAATACGGATCGGTGCGCCCATTCCAGCGCCGCGGGTGCGTGATGGTCACGGTTTGCGTCACCTGATCGCCCGTCTTGGTCGCCAAGGTTCGCGTGGCCGTGCTCGAATCCGCGACCACCGCGCCCGCGGCATCCGTCACCACCGTGCGCGTCTTCAGGCGGCGGGTGCGTGCGCTGTTGTTCCACGTCTTGGTCGTCACATCGACGGTCGCCGAGTCCGCGCCCACACTGCGCTGCCGCAGGTACACGCCGGGACCCGAGTAGTCGAGCATGCGAATCGACAATTCGTCGGTGACCTCGAGGCTCACGTGCCGGTAGATGCCCCCGAAGAACGTGAAGTCCGCATTGAGCGGCGCGATATTGACATTGGCCGCGTTGCTCACCTTCACCGCGATGACATTGTCGGTGCCGAGGCGTAAGGCCGCTGTCGCATCGAACCGAAAGCGTGCGAACCCGCCCTGGTGCTGGCCCAGGTGCGTGCCATTCACCCAGACGTCCGTTACGGTATTGACGCCGTCGAACTGCAGCCAAAGCTTCTTCCCCGCGAGGCTCGCATCGGCTATGAAATGACGCCGGTACCATCCGATGCCGCGGTAGTAATCATTGTTGCCGTCCTGTCCATCCTTGGCATTCCACGTATGCGGTGTGTTGACGGATGACCAGGCCGCATCGTCGAACTGCGGCGACTGCGCATTGGAAGCATCCGCGCGCAGAAACCGCCAGCCGGCATCCAAGGCGATGTGCCGGCGCACAGCGGGCGCAGCATAATTCGATGACATCAAACCTTCTTCGATGGGTTCTCCAGAATTAACCGTGCCATCCGACGAGGATGCGCAGCCCGTCAGGAGCACTCCCGATAGGGCTGCATACGTTCGCCACAATCGCGCCATGTCGATCCCTCCGTTCGTTGGCCTGCAAGTTAGCCGGCGAAGTGCGACTTCGTCGCGGGAATTGCGGCTCAGATGAGATATACTTCATGGATCGTGGCCGACACTTGGCAATACAAGCCGCTCTCGGTTCGCGAATTCGCTCTTGGCCAAGGGCCCTTTCGCGTGCGTGGCCTCGCCTACACCACCACGCTCGCGTACATCGAAAAGAAGGTTCCCGGCGGCCGTCCGGCGGTATGGGCTGCACTCGCGGGCGATCCCTTCGCGCCATTTTTCGAGCAAATTTTCCTGCTGGGAAGTGACTACGACATCTCACCGTACGTTCGGCTCGCTGAGATCGTTTCCCGGATCGAAGGTATCCCGATCGGTCGCTTCATCGAAGAGCGCGCGCGGTGGGCGGCGCGTGCCACCACCCAGAGGCTATGGCGTCATCTCCTCCACGCGCGCGCGCCCGAGCCCATGGCGGAGCGGCTTCACCTCGCGTTCAACCGGTACTTCCAGCCGTGCGCGTCGAAGACGACGTTGGTGCCACCCGCGCGCCTCGAGGGAGAGCTCACCAAGCTGCCCAAGCCCATGGATGGCCTCTTCGTGCGGGCCACCGCCGGCTTCGTGGCGGGCGCCTTGGAAATCGTCGGCGCGCGCTCGGTGAAGGTCGACTTCGACGCACCGCGGCCCGACGGTCTGCTCTCCGGTGTTCCGCTCGAGCGTGTACGATTCGTCGCCACGTGGAAATGACGAAATCCGGATTTGCCAAAGTCGTGGGCGCCGGCGTCGCCGGGACCACCATCGAGTTTTACGACTTCTTCGTCTATGGCTCGGCGGCGGCGATTGTCTTCAACAAAGTATTCTTTCCCAACACCGAGCCACTCGTGGGCGCCCTGTTGGCCTTGACCACCTACGCCATGGGCTTTCTCGCGCGCCCGCTCGGCGGTGTCATCTTCGGGCACTTCGGCGATCGCCTTGGCCGGCGCCGCACCTTGATGGTGAGCTTGATCCTCATGGGCGTTGCCACGGTGGCCATTGGCCTCGTGCCGAGTTACGCGACCATCGGCATCGCCGCGCCCATCGTGCTCACGCTCTTGCGCCTCGTGCAGGGCCTCGCCCTCGGCGGCGAGTGGGGCGGCGCCGTGTTTCTCATTGCCGAGCACGGACACGATCGGCATCGCGGCTTTTGGAGCAGCTGGCCCCAGACCGGTGGCCCGCTGGGCAATCTGGTGGCCACCGGCGTGCTCTCGCTAATGAGCACCACGGTGACCGACGCGCAATTTCTCCAATGGGGTTGGCGCATTCCCTTTCTCGCGTCGGCGCTGTTGGTCCTCGTCGGGCTTTGGCTGCGCCACGCGGTCGAAGAGTCGCCCATTTTCGTCGAGCTCCAGGCCAAGGCCAAAAACACCAAAAAGCATGCACCATTGCGCACCGTCCTCGCGCGCCACAAACGCGCGGTGGTCCTCGCGGCCATGGCCGCGGTGGGCGAGAAGGCCAGCTATTACACCTTCAGCATTTTCCTTCTGACGTATTTGACCGAGGTGCTTCACCGCCCCAAGCAAATCGGACTTACCGCCGTGCTGATCGCCTCCGCCTTCCAGGCCGCGGGCATGTTGCTCGGCGGCTGGGCCAGCGACGTCGTGGGGCGGCGCCGCATCAATATCGTCCTCGTGGTGCTGCTGGCCGCGTGGGCATGGATCGGATTGCCCCGGGTCGACGAGGGCACGTTCGGCGCAGTGTTGTGTGTGGTCCTCGTCGGACTTGTCCTTCACGGCCTTTTGACCGGAGCGCAATCGGCCTTCTTCGCCGAGCTGTTCCCGAGCACCGTGCGCTACACCGGCGCGTCGCTTGGCTACCAATTGGCATCCGTCGTCGGAGGCTCGGCGGTACCGCTGCTCGGCGTCGCGTTGCTACGGCGCTACCATTCGACGGCGCCCATTGCGTGGCTGCTCATGGGCACACTCTCCTTGACGTTTCTCGCATTCATCTTCGCGGGGGAAACTCGCAAGTACGATTTGCGAACGATTGCCGACTGAATCCCTCACGCTCCCACGTGCGACGTCGGTCGGTGCCTGCTGTCGCCGTCAAAAAAATAGAGGGCCGTCGTTTTCCTGACCAAGAGTCAACAGCGAGGGCCATGGGGAAGATGAGGCAACACCGCGAGCGCGGAGATCCGCAGCGCGCGTCAACTACTACACAATGGAGGCCTGCCATGAGGAAGCTGGCGAGGACATGGGGCATGGTTGCGTTGATTCTCGGGACGAGTTTGGGCATGGGCTGCTCGTCCGGAGATTCCGAGAATACCGGGAAAGACGATTCGGCCCTTTCGACGATT
It includes:
- a CDS encoding MHS family MFS transporter, translating into MTKSGFAKVVGAGVAGTTIEFYDFFVYGSAAAIVFNKVFFPNTEPLVGALLALTTYAMGFLARPLGGVIFGHFGDRLGRRRTLMVSLILMGVATVAIGLVPSYATIGIAAPIVLTLLRLVQGLALGGEWGGAVFLIAEHGHDRHRGFWSSWPQTGGPLGNLVATGVLSLMSTTVTDAQFLQWGWRIPFLASALLVLVGLWLRHAVEESPIFVELQAKAKNTKKHAPLRTVLARHKRAVVLAAMAAVGEKASYYTFSIFLLTYLTEVLHRPKQIGLTAVLIASAFQAAGMLLGGWASDVVGRRRINIVLVVLLAAWAWIGLPRVDEGTFGAVLCVVLVGLVLHGLLTGAQSAFFAELFPSTVRYTGASLGYQLASVVGGSAVPLLGVALLRRYHSTAPIAWLLMGTLSLTFLAFIFAGETRKYDLRTIAD
- a CDS encoding peroxiredoxin family protein → MSTRLASMAAGTLFLCGMPLYLALDRMMLLPPSLRDRPWPLVLFVLLGTAGILGAVRWRANVVMGVTVTCLLNVAALSSLARSHGLPPVPPGLALGTSVPAVTLQDQNGTPIELDKTNRPLLLVVFRGVWCPYCRNELSRLAQQIPRFSTTGVRVYGVSADEPDALVRYQRSSELPFALLSDPEQRVTRSCGVAMHCLLLFDRNGALRWGVFSESWLRPIRYEDVLQAAYRLP
- a CDS encoding multicopper oxidase domain-containing protein yields the protein MSLHTLARISIGASLLVASFASGCSGASSKPDEPGTESSARMSFAVTAEGPFINPLRIPPTSTTHHLTIQAGTAQMKPGNPTPIVGFDGIFPGPTLVAEKGKTMSVTQTNAWSENVTIHNHGHKVAAESDGHPVEYIAPNSSKVYTYPNDQRAGTYWYHDHTMDLTGAHVYNGLAGFYIIHDPAEDALKLPSGEYDIPLLLQDKQFDADNNLVYVGQANGFFGDTPVVNGVANAVHGVANRKYRFRLLNGSDIRLWNLQLRAGTTPQSFQVIASDGGLLQAPVSTTSLSIAPGERYDIVVDFAPYAVGTVLSLFNTDATPPAIGTLMQFTVDRSEMDTSTVPNALSTITRYTEAESTGSDNIAFTFANGSWLMNGLTYDPARIDVTNPLDAVRIWTLTNNSAFAHPFHKHLVQFNVLDVNGQPPAAQDMGFKDTVQVPPNGGTVRIIFKNEGFTGTYVFHCHKLGHEDHRMMLQESVTPSSEVGDEARR
- a CDS encoding beta galactosidase jelly roll domain-containing protein, coding for MSSNYAAPAVRRHIALDAGWRFLRADASNAQSPQFDDAAWSSVNTPHTWNAKDGQDGNNDYYRGIGWYRRHFIADASLAGKKLWLQFDGVNTVTDVWVNGTHLGQHQGGFARFRFDATAALRLGTDNVIAVKVSNAANVNIAPLNADFTFFGGIYRHVSLEVTDELSIRMLDYSGPGVYLRQRSVGADSATVDVTTKTWNNSARTRRLKTRTVVTDAAGAVVADSSTATRTLATKTGDQVTQTVTITHPRRWNGRTDPYSYKATVELVDIDTGVVADAVTQPLGLRTFGVNANTGFSLNGNHLALHGVNRHQDRLDKGWALGDVEHVQDFDLMDEMGVNSLRTAHYQQDQKVYDLADERGYVIWTEIPLVNAITDSAAFRANADQQLRELIRQNYNHPSIVFWGIGNEQRTDDAATNSLLQSLADAVTSEDPDRLSTYAHNLGNTSGLISHAETTGFNKYYGWYSASSNDFAPWADGLHSSQPSRTIGISEYGAGASIVQHAENPPKPVPDSDWHPEEYQSIYHESHWSQIAARPFIWGTYVWNMFDFAADQRSEGDTYGRNDKGLVTYDRTTRKDAFYLYKANWTATPFVYITSRRWTDRTAATTTIKVYGTVDSARLTINGNAVGSAVTSSNHVYTWANVTLSPGANLVEVTGSKAGVTYKDTVTWRVSP
- a CDS encoding MBL fold metallo-hydrolase gives rise to the protein MMNPYKNATLALLVAFSAGSCATASSHDAVGSSDVPAPPFQDELLSEETVRVSEHVWAILGFPNIGIAVGKNATLVVDTGLGRRNGATAAKVATKLAPSNRLVLTTTHFHPEHAGGVLGFPAGTLLIRNKVQQDEMDRHGEDMIRMFAGQNNQWKSLLAGEQLRAPDETFDRERILDLGGGVTARLLWLGPAHTQGDELVFVDPDKTLISGDVVQNKVGPFIYGEGGTPASWIAAVDEVAKLGPRHVVPDHSPIGDGSLVEQEKSFLVEVRDRAMALERQGEGAQPASRQIRAALKKKYPDWTIDNLTGFVKGVYAK